GGTCATATGGATTGTATGGAGATAGTAAAAGACAAGGCTACCGCAAAGGCAATACCAATTGTGGATGTTTCTCATCCCCTTGCCAAGATCACTCATGAGGCTGTTATCGGGAGTATAGACAAGAAGCAGCTTGAAACTCTGATGGCTCACGGGCTCGGTCCGGAACAAGCTGTTGATTTGATCGTAAAGGGAATTCTGAGATGATTATTGCCACTTTTATTGCTTGAAAGGAGGAAAAACAAGAAATGAAACACATTATAATTATGCTTGCTTTCGCTATGTATTTGACAGGTTCTAACCAAACCCTGGCTCAAGAGGTGTACACCGTAAAGCAGACCAGAGGGCAGGTTGAGGTGGAGAAGACAAAGCCTAACGAGTTCACCGCATTATTGCTCTCGGAAGGGAGAACAGGCGGAGTTATAGTCACTCCGGAAGAGGGCCCCAGTTTTGGCCACATAAGCTCTATTTACGCTAAGGAGAAAAAGGAGCTTCCCAGCCTGGGATATCCAAGTCCTGGCAAAATACCATCTGGAATCGAGCTTCGCGTGGTCTTTGAGAGCAACATATACGATCTTCCCTCCGACGCATGGATTACATTCAACATTTATCAGTGGGGGGCAGCAGGAATGTGTCCTTATCACAAGGGTTCGCTAATCTGCAGTTGCAACAAAACATACTCGGGTGACAGGTGCATATAAGGGTAACTTCTTTCCGCGGGTGGGATCGTTTGCGGCTAGACAATGGTAATATAGAAATGGCTCCAGAAGATTAGAATCGTGACCAGGGCACAGGCTGAGGTGTCCGTATCAACTCAAACAAGCCCGTACATGCGAAATATTCCTGAGAAAAGAAAAAGGGTGGTAATAATGGGGGCTGCCGGGAGGGATTTCCACAACTTTAATGTTGTCTTCAGGGATAAAAAGGAATACGAGGTAATAGCATTCACGGCGGCGCAGATACCCAACATAGAAAAGCGAATATATCCGTCCGAGCTATCGGGAAGGCTTTATCCCAAGGGCATTCCCATATATCCGGAATCGGAGTTGAAAGATATCTTAGTAAAAAAGAGCGTTAATGAGGTAGTCCTTGCATATAGCGACCTATCCAATGAAGAGGTAATGGAAAAAGCCAGTATTGTGCTTTCCTCTGGAGCAGACTTTAAACTCATGGGCCCTCACTGTACGATGTTGAAATCGAAAAGACCGGTCATCGCGGTTTGTGCCGTAAGAACAGGGGTAGGGAAGGGGGTGACTACTAGAAAAACAGTTAAGATTCTTATGGCAAAGGGATTTAATGTCTTAGTGGTGAGGCATCCCATGCCTTATGGCGATTTGAGAAAGCAGATAAGCCAGAGGTTTTCCTCTTATGAGGACCTAGAGAAAAACAATTGCACACTGGAGGAAATAGAGGAGTACGAGCCCCACATCAGGGAAGGGACAGTGGTCTATGCCGGCATTGATTATGCAAAAATATTGAAGGAAGCCGAGAAAGAAGCAGAAATAATCGTCTGGGACGGGGGGAACAATGACTTGCCATTTTTTAAGCCCGACCTCCACATCGTTATCGCCGATGCAAGGAGGGCGGGACACGAGGTCAGTTATTTTCCCGGCCAGGCTAATCTCATGATGGCAGACATCGTCATCATAAACAAGGTCAAGACGGCAAAGAAGAAAGATGTTCTAAAGATCAAAGAAAACGTCCGGAGGCTTAACCCAAAGGCCGTGGTAATAATGGCAGATATGCCTAAGCATGTGGATAAGCCGAAATTGATCATGAACAAACGAGTGGTTGTAATAGAAGACGGACCGACATTAACTCATGGAGGCTTAAGCTTTGGGGCAGGTACATTAGAGGCAAGGAGGTTAAAAGCAAGGATAATAGACCCCCGTCCCTATGCGGTGAAAAGTATTAAGGAAGTATATGAGAAATATCCAAACATATGGAAGGTGCTCCCAGCAGTAGGGTACGGAAAAGAACAGATAAGAGACCTGGAGGAAACCATAAACAGGGCACCCTGTGATTCAGTCCTAATAGGAACGCCAATAGACCTGGGTAGGTATATCAAAATTAATAAGCCCTATGCCAGGGTTACTTATGAAATAAAGGAGCTAGGCAAACCAGACTTGGAAGAGATAATAAATGAATTTGTCTCACGCTTATCTAAGCACAAGAAAGTGGGGGTACGAGCTTAATCGGTTATTCGTTATTTTGCCTTACCTGTCCCCGGTTAAACCGGGGGATCAATCGGGGATCCTTCCCGCATGTCATCCCCGAATGTTACCTGCTAAAAAAGTGCGGGGACAGGCTTTATCGGAGATCTAGAATTATAAAACTGGATTCCCGCTTCCGCGGGAATGACAGGTCGGGGGATTCCCACTCCCCGCTTACGCCAGGTGAAGTTTGGTGGGAATGACAGCTTTTCTATCTAGAACTCACATTATGTAAAATCGGCGATTATGAGTTTACGATAAAAAACATTGCACTTCTTTAGGAAATTGATGTAAGCCTCAACTAATGCGGGCTGATATGTAACTTACAATATCAGCTAATGTTCCTAGTTGACCATAATCTGATTCCGGTATATCAATCCCCAGCTCTGCGTTCAGTCCGATGAGAAAATTAAGAAAATCAAAGGAGTCGATATCCAATACCTCTCGTAAATTCTGGTTTGGTTCGAGCTCAGAAAAATCGGCTTCCGGAGCTATTTCTTTAAGTAGCTTGAATATGGTTTCCTTAATCTCTGAATCGGTCATAGTTTCTCTGCCTCCTGCAGATAACGATTAAGGGTTTCCAAGAACCGACTGCCTCTGTGGCCGTCGGTGGCACGGTGGTCCGCTGCCAATGTGGCACTGACAATTGGCCGAATTCCGATCATGCCGTTCTCCGCCCAGGGTTTTTCGGTAATCTTGCCGAACCCTACAAGCGCTACCTGCGGTGGATAAATGACACCGAATACGGTTTCTGCCCCGGTATCGCCGAGGTTAGTCAATGTAATGGTGGCATCAGTAAGCTCGGAGCTGCGCAGATGTCCGGATCGCGTCCTTATAATTAGGTCGCACATTTTCTCCATTATCTCGTCCAGGCTCTTTAGGTCCGTATTATGGATAGCCGGTATAACCAGGCCGCCTTGTCGGAGCGAAATGGCGAAGCCGATGTGTATAGCTTCCTGTAAATCTAATCGGTCATTAACCCAGTATCCGTTGAGCTCTGGAACATCTCTCAATGCGAGAGCCGTTGCCTTAATAAGCAGTACTACGGGTAATAGCCTTTCTTTAATAGGACGCTTTTGGTTTTCTACTTCTAATCGTCGTAGTGCACTGCTCATATCGATGTGTGTCTCCAGGTAGTAGTGAGGGATTTCCCGGTTAGAGCGTGACATAGCCGAGGCGATAGCTCGACGCATCCGGGTACTTAAATCGACCGGAGGTTTCTTGGTTGTAACCGGCGGAGAAACTTCCTCTTCCAGAGGCACCGGTTTAGCCATTTTTTTTTCTTCTGCTGCCTTCTCCACATCTGAGCGCTCTATAGCTCCTCCCGGGCCCGTACCCTTTATAACACTCAGGTCAATTCCAAGCTCTGCGGCTAGCTTCCGAGCCAGGGGCGATACCCTTATATGCTTTTCTACGGGCTTAGCTATCGGCTCTTCCGGTTTAGGCTCCTCGACTGCTTTGACCTCAACTCTGGGAACTTCCTCTTTTTCTGTCCGAATCACTGCTAGCACATTTCCTACAGGAACTTCATCCCCGGGCTGAGCGATGATTTTATCGATGACTCCGTCCTCAAAGACCTCGATATCAATGGCTCCCTTGTCCGTTTCCACTACGGCGATGATATCCCCGCGCTTTACCCTGTCGCCGGGCTTAACATTCCATTCAATCAATGTCCCCTTTTCCATGTCTGCGCCCAAACTGGGCATACGAAACTCACCCATGCGGTTGCACCATCCTTCTAACAGTCGTAATAATGGTTTCAACCTGTGGTAATGCCGCCTGCTCCATGTGCCTTGCGTAGGGCATGGGCACTTCCGCACTACAGATTCGTTCAACCGGGGTATCCAGATCGTAGAAAGCCCCCTCCATGATTCTTGCGCTGACCTCAGCGGAAATGCTCCCACTGCGCCACCCTTCGTCTACGATTAGAGCACGATGTGTTTTTGTAACTGAGTCGAGAAAAGTTCGGTCGTCTAAAGGACGGAGGGTTCTAAGGTCAATTACTTCGGCCTCGATACCCTCTTCAGACAACGCTTGGGCTGCATCCAGTGCTTTAAACAGGCTGGCACTATAGCTAATAATAGTCAAGTCGCTACCGTGACGGCGTATTCGGGCCTGGTCAATGTCCACCGGACCGGCGTTGGGGGAGATCTCTCCGCTCATGTTATATAAACCGGCGTGCTCAAATATTAAGACTGGGTCCGGGTCCTCTAACGCAGTCCAAAGCATACCCCGTGCATCTTCTATAGTTGCTGGGGTCAGCACCTTAATCCCAGGGATGTGTGCATCCCATCCTTCCAAGCTATGTGAATGTTGTGCCGCGAGCTGTCTTCCTCCGCCAGTGGCCATTCTTATGACCAGAGGAACGTTGAACTGACCCCCTGACATATGCAGATATTTAGCAGCGTTGTTGACGATTTGGTCCATAGCCAGAAGGCTGAAGTTGACAGTCATAATTTCCACGATCGGTCTCATGCCGCCAAGCGCAGCGCCGATACCAGTGCCAACAAAGGTTGATTCCGATAGCGGTGTGTCCCTTATGCGCTCAGGCCCAAATTCCTCCAGTAATCCCATGCTGACTGCATAGGCCCCACCGTATCGTCCTACATCCTCTCCCATAAGAAATACGCGTTCGTCCTTTTGCATAGCTTCACGTATCGCCTGCCTGACCGCCTCACGGTAGGTAAGTTTGATTCCCTGCTTATCGTTTTTCATTGTGCTCCCGTTCGGAGTAGACGAACCGCGTCAGGTCTTCTAACGGTTCCCACGAGCCCGCCTCGGCGAAGGCAACGGCTTCTTCGATTTCGGTTGCCACTTTCCGCTCGATTTCCTCTAAATCGGTCTTGTTGAACAATCCCCGGTCCTTGAGATTTTGGGTTAGAGTAACGATGGGATCGCGTTTTTTCCACTCTTCGACCTCCGACTTACTCCGATATAACTCGGCGTCGAACATAGAGTGAGCCCTAAAACGGTATGTACGGCACTCCAGGAAGAAAGGCCGATTCCTGGCACGCACTGCCGCCGCTGCGTGTCTGGCTGCCCCCTCTACCGCCAACACGTCCATGCCGTCTACGGTTTGTGCTGGTACTGCATAAGGCAGCGGCTTTACTGGCTAGGTCGGTGACGGAGTGTGAGAATCTGATTGCCGTCCCCATGGCATAGAGGTTGTTCTCGCAGACAAACAGGACCGGGAGTTGCCACAAAGCGGCCAGGTTCATCGACTCATGAAATTCCCCTTCGGCAACTGCTCCGTCGCCGAAGAAGCAACAGGTTACCTGTTGCCTTCCCTGCATCTTATCTGCTAGCGCTAGCCCTACGGCAAGGGGAAGTCCGCCTCCGACGATAGCGTTCCCGCCGTATAATCTAGTTTTGACATCGAAAAGATGCATTGAACCCCCTCGTCCTCGGCTGCAACCCTCCAGTTTGCCATACATCTCTGCCAGGATGACACCCACTGGCATTCCCCTTAGGAGCGCATGGGCGTGCTCACGATACGTGGCTACCACATTATCTTCCGGTTTTAGCGCCTCTATAACACCGACGGCCACTGCTTCCTCTCCGATGTAAAGGTGAAGGAATCCCCGAATTTTCATGGCGCTGTAAAGTTCGGCTGATTTTTCCTCCAAGCGACGGATGCGGAGCATCTGGTGCAAGAGGTGCATCGTGTGCTCACGGTCTATCTGGACTTGGATATTTTTTTTATTTGGTCTTTTAGTCACTCGCCTGTCTCCAGAGTGGATAAATCTCCCTCCGGTAATCCCAGCTCTCTTGCCTTTAGCAATCGCCTCATGATCTTGCCGCTACGAGTCCGGGGAAGGTTCTCTATAAATTGGATCTCCTTGGGAGCCACGGCTGAGCCAAGCTTCTTACGTGCGAACCCCAGTAACTCTAAACGAAGCTGGTGGTTAGGCTCTACACCCGGTTTTAAGGAAACGAAGGCCTTCACCAGTTCGCCTATGGTTGGGTCGGGTTTGCCGATGACGCCGGCTTCGGCCACCGCTGGATGCTCCATTAGTGCGCTTTCTACCTCGAATGGGCCGACCATGTGGCCCGAGGTCTTGATGATATCGTCTGCACGGCCAACAAACCAGAAATAACCATCCTCATCCCTCTTGGCCAAGTCGCCAGTAATATACCAGCCACCAACGAAGCACTTCTGATAGCGCTTCTCGTCGTGCAGGTACTCTCTGAACATGGAGGGCCAACCGGGCTTGAGCGCCAAGTCACCTTCTACTCCGGGTTCTTTTACTACTTTAACCGTGTTTTCATCTAAACGGTGGACGATCTCCGCCTCGACCCCGGGAAGTGGAAGTCCCATAGAGCCAGGGCGAATATCTACGGATGGAAAATTAGCAATCATGATTCCACCTATCTCGGTCTGCCACCAGTTATCGTGAATCGGTAAACCCAGTACTCGTTGCCCCCAAACGACTGCTTCAGGATTAAGAGGCTCTCCGACGCTGTGGATTAGTCGGAGTTGGCTCAAGTCATATTGCTCTTTCGGGTTGATATTCGTGCGCATCAACATACGGATGGCGGTAGGAGCTGTGTACCAGATATTTACCTTTTGTTCCTCCAGTATGCCATACCAGCGC
Above is a genomic segment from Thermodesulfobacteriota bacterium containing:
- a CDS encoding cyclic 2,3-diphosphoglycerate synthase, which codes for MRNIPEKRKRVVIMGAAGRDFHNFNVVFRDKKEYEVIAFTAAQIPNIEKRIYPSELSGRLYPKGIPIYPESELKDILVKKSVNEVVLAYSDLSNEEVMEKASIVLSSGADFKLMGPHCTMLKSKRPVIAVCAVRTGVGKGVTTRKTVKILMAKGFNVLVVRHPMPYGDLRKQISQRFSSYEDLEKNNCTLEEIEEYEPHIREGTVVYAGIDYAKILKEAEKEAEIIVWDGGNNDLPFFKPDLHIVIADARRAGHEVSYFPGQANLMMADIVIINKVKTAKKKDVLKIKENVRRLNPKAVVIMADMPKHVDKPKLIMNKRVVVIEDGPTLTHGGLSFGAGTLEARRLKARIIDPRPYAVKSIKEVYEKYPNIWKVLPAVGYGKEQIRDLEETINRAPCDSVLIGTPIDLGRYIKINKPYARVTYEIKELGKPDLEEIINEFVSRLSKHKKVGVRA
- a CDS encoding phosphopantetheine-binding protein; translated protein: MTDSEIKETIFKLLKEIAPEADFSELEPNQNLREVLDIDSFDFLNFLIGLNAELGIDIPESDYGQLGTLADIVSYISARIS
- a CDS encoding dihydrolipoamide acetyltransferase family protein; the protein is MGEFRMPSLGADMEKGTLIEWNVKPGDRVKRGDIIAVVETDKGAIDIEVFEDGVIDKIIAQPGDEVPVGNVLAVIRTEKEEVPRVEVKAVEEPKPEEPIAKPVEKHIRVSPLARKLAAELGIDLSVIKGTGPGGAIERSDVEKAAEEKKMAKPVPLEEEVSPPVTTKKPPVDLSTRMRRAIASAMSRSNREIPHYYLETHIDMSSALRRLEVENQKRPIKERLLPVVLLIKATALALRDVPELNGYWVNDRLDLQEAIHIGFAISLRQGGLVIPAIHNTDLKSLDEIMEKMCDLIIRTRSGHLRSSELTDATITLTNLGDTGAETVFGVIYPPQVALVGFGKITEKPWAENGMIGIRPIVSATLAADHRATDGHRGSRFLETLNRYLQEAEKL
- a CDS encoding alpha-ketoacid dehydrogenase subunit beta; its protein translation is MKNDKQGIKLTYREAVRQAIREAMQKDERVFLMGEDVGRYGGAYAVSMGLLEEFGPERIRDTPLSESTFVGTGIGAALGGMRPIVEIMTVNFSLLAMDQIVNNAAKYLHMSGGQFNVPLVIRMATGGGRQLAAQHSHSLEGWDAHIPGIKVLTPATIEDARGMLWTALEDPDPVLIFEHAGLYNMSGEISPNAGPVDIDQARIRRHGSDLTIISYSASLFKALDAAQALSEEGIEAEVIDLRTLRPLDDRTFLDSVTKTHRALIVDEGWRSGSISAEVSARIMEGAFYDLDTPVERICSAEVPMPYARHMEQAALPQVETIITTVRRMVQPHG
- the acsA gene encoding acetate--CoA ligase codes for the protein MVDVIKKFPSTYAVQPNLLDYRETYTRFSWEEVRRELDGLPNGKGLNIAHEAVDRHADGPKRGHLAMRWLGKDGQAADFTYADLKEKTNRFANVLGKLGVKKGDKVFALAGRIPKLYLTALGTLKNISVFCPLFSAFGPEPIYQRLSRGDAMVLMTTEGQYKRKVASLRDRLPQLKHILLADVEEDISEGVWSLPKLMSEASGDFTISPTDPDDMAILHFTSGTTGMPKGAVHVHNAVLTHYITGKYVLDFHPQDVFWCTADPGWVTGTSYGIIAPLAHGITNIVDEADFDAPRWYGILEEQKVNIWYTAPTAIRMLMRTNINPKEQYDLSQLRLIHSVGEPLNPEAVVWGQRVLGLPIHDNWWQTEIGGIMIANFPSVDIRPGSMGLPLPGVEAEIVHRLDENTVKVVKEPGVEGDLALKPGWPSMFREYLHDEKRYQKCFVGGWYITGDLAKRDEDGYFWFVGRADDIIKTSGHMVGPFEVESALMEHPAVAEAGVIGKPDPTIGELVKAFVSLKPGVEPNHQLRLELLGFARKKLGSAVAPKEIQFIENLPRTRSGKIMRRLLKARELGLPEGDLSTLETGE